A window of Clostridium taeniosporum genomic DNA:
CTAAAAAATATGAAGAGGAAACTGGTGTAAAAGTTGATATCACTTCTGTAGGTGGAGGTGCTGACTACGGTGCAGCTTTGAAAGCTGAATTTGCAAAAGGCACTGAACCTGATATCTTTATGATACAAGGTGCTGGTGATTATAAAGTTTGGAAACATAAAATAGATGAATTAAATGATCAGCCTTGGGTAAAAGATGCAGTTCATGGTACATTAGATTCAGTTACATTTGATGGTAAAATTTATGGTATGCCTGCTGCAACTGAAGGTTATGGATTAATGTACAATAAGGATATATTAGATAAAGCCAAAATAGATCCTAATTCTATAGATACTTTTGATAAACTTAAAGCAGCATTTGAAAAATTAGATTCTATGAAAGGTGATTTAAAAATTGATAATGTTGTTTCTTATACAACTAAAGAAACTTGGGTTACTGGTAACCATACATTTAATATTCCTTTAGCTGTTCAAGATAATCCAACTCAATTTGTTAAAGATTATGTTGCTGGAAAAGCTGATTTAGTCAATAATCAATCATTTAAAGACTGGATGAACTTAGTTGAATTACTTGTTAAATACGGTGGTGGTCCTACTCTAGATACTATTGATTATAGTACTCAAGTTGGTAACTTTGGATTAGGTAAGACTGCATTCTTACACCAAGGTAACTGGACTTCTGGAGATTTAGCTAAGTTAGATGCAAAATTCCCTAAAGGATTTATTCCATTAGCTATTAATAATGACCCTAAAGTAAGTGGAAGTATTCCTGTTGGTGTTCCTATGTACTGGGCTGTTAATAAAGATTCATCTGTTAATAAAGAAGCTAAAGACTTCTTAAATTGGATGGTAACTAGTCAAGCTGGTCAAGAATCTATAGTTAAAGACATGAATATGATTCCTGCATTTACTAACTTTAAAGTTGAACCTGAAGATGAGCTTGCTAAATCTATCATGAAATTTAGTAAAGCTGGTAAGACTCTTCCTTGGGCATTTACAAATCTTCCAGATGGATTTACATTACAAAATGTTGGTCCTGTATTCTCTAAATTTGCTAAGGGCGAAATTGACAAAACTCAAATGCTTCAAGAATTACAAGATGCTACTGCTAAGCAATAGATTTTAGAAAATTTAAATCCATAAGGGGTATTCTCCTTATGGATGTTTATTACCTGATAAATACATACGGCAAAGTATGGAGTATAAATCACACTACAAATTCACAATAATTTCTATCACAAAGGAGTGAAAACATGAGTAAAATACGTAAAGAACAAAGGGATTTTTGGCTTTTCTTAGCACCGTGCCTATTTTCTCTTATTATGGTAGTGTATATTCCTTTTATAACTGGAATTTACTACACTTTCACAAACTGGAATGGTGCTAATCCGGAATATGGCTTTGTTGGATTACACAATTATTTAGCACTTTTAAAGGATGCTCAATTCCTTTATTCTTTTAAAATAACAATTTTTTATACTATTGCAAGTGTAATCAGTATCAACTTAATAGGTTTTGGTTTAGCCTATATTGTTACTAGAAATTTAAAAACTAAGAATTTTTTAAGAACTGGTTTCTTTATGCCAAATTTAATTGGTGGTTTAATTTTAGGATTTATATGGCAATTTTTATTTAACTCTGTATTTACATCTATGGGAGAAAATATAGGTTCAAAGCTTCTATCTACTTCACTACTTCAAGATACCAATAGTGCAATGATAGCAATGCTTATTGTTGCTTCATGGCAATATGCTGGGTATATAATGGTTATATATGTTGCTGCACTTGAGAATGTTCCTACTGATTTATTAGAAGCTAGTCATATTGATGGTGCTAATGGATTTCAGGCATTTAGGCACATCACTATACCAATGGTAAGACCAGCTATTACAGTATGTTTATTCTTAACATTAGCAAACTCATTTAAAATGTTTGATTTAAACTTTTCATTAACACCGTTAAAAAATACGGAAATGTTAGCTTTAAATATATATAGAGAAGCCTTTACTTCAAATAATATGGGTGTTGGACAAGCAAAAGCTATTATATTCTTTATATTTGTAACAGCAATTTCTTTAACTCAAGTTTACTTCAATAAGAAAAAGGAGGTAGAAGCTTAATGGAAACAGATGTTGTTAAAAATAGTAAAATCACTACTAATAATAGTAGTAAAACAACCACTAATATAAGTTCTAAAAAATCTAAGAAATTAACAACTTTGAATGGATATAATAAAAAATTAGGTTCTTTAGAAATTCTAACATGGTTACTATTAATACTTTATTTAACTCCTTTTTATCTAATGTTTATAAATTCATTTAAAACAAGAAGAGAAATTTTTGCTAATACTACTGGGTTACCATCTATTTGGAATTTTAGCAACTATTCTGATGCAGTATCAAGAATAAATATGGGAAGTGCGTTTATAAATTCTATAATAATAACAGTTTTAAGTGTCTCTCTAATAATTTTATTTTCTTCAATGGCATCTTGGGTTTTAGTTCGTAATAATTCTAAAATTAGTAAATTTATATTCTATCTATTTGTTGCTGCCATGGTAGTTCCTTTCCAAGCTGTAATGATCCCTCTTGTTAGATGGATGGGACTTTTAAGTATCGACTCTATTAATTTTAGTATGATAGGTACACATTATGGATTAATATTCATGTATATCGGATTTGGATCTAGTATGAGTATTTTCTTATATCATGGTGTTATCAAAGGTATTCCTAAAGAAATTGAAGAAGCTGCTATTATAGATGGTTGTAGTAAATGGAAAGTTTATACTAATGTAATACTTCCACTTTTAAAACCAACTACAGTAACTGTAGCTGTATTAAATGGAATATGGATATGGAATGATTTCTTACTTCCTTTCCTTACAGTTAATGGTAATATAAATACAATTCCTCTTGCTATGAATAACTTCTTTGGAGCTTTCTCAAAACAATGGGAACTTGCAATGGCTGCTTTAATACTTGCCATTATTCCAATAATTATTTTCTACTTCTTTGTGCAAAAACAAATTATCAAAGGAATTGTCCAAGGTTCTATCAAGTAAAATATTGCATAAAAAAGATGTTCTTATTTTTAAGAGCATCTTTTTTTTATAATTATAAATATTATTCATCTATTAATTGCTCTTCTACCCTATTTTCTTTTCATACTTTTAATTATAATCTTTTCATTTTTATCAACTCTATATGATTCAATAATCTTTTGTAATGCTTTATTATAAGTAAAATCATCTAATTTATTATCTTTTAAATAAATTATTGTCTTTTCTGGATATTTAATATAACATATTGAAATAGCCCAAGCTACTGCCATTTTTACATAATACCCATGATGATGTATGTCATCTAAAATTTCTATCACTCTATCTATGTACTCATCTACAATATAAAAATCTAATAACATTACAATTGCAAATCTAAGTTCAAATTCCCTTTCTGAATGTAAATATTTCTCTAAAAAATCAAAAGCATATTTCTTATTTGATTTAATACTTTTTAATCCTGCTGTAAATACATCACAAATAGCCCAGTTATAGATTTTAGGTATAAACTCCTCAATATATTTAAATCTTTCTTCAATATCCATCTTTGCTAATCCAATAACCATACCTTGTAACATTATTTCTTCATAATATTCATTAGAAGCCTCTTTTAAATATTCTCTCCATTCTCCTCTAGAAATTTCTTTTGCAAATTTTCTAAGTACAGGCACTCTTACTCCTACAATATTATTAGTGTTAGGACATAGTTTACTATGAAATTCTTTATACTTAACATCTGATAACTCAAATATTTTATTTCTTATATATTCTTTATTCATAAATTATAACCCCTCTTATATATTTATTCTCACATACATATTATACAAGAAAATATTTCTTTACATTATAATTGTTTCCTTATTATTAAAACTTTAAAATATTAAACCCCATAAATAGTTTTTCACCACTATTTATGGGGTTATATTATTTGTTTGATATCATATTAAAATTTTCATCAATAGCTTCTGCAATTGCTTCTGCAACTTTTTGTTGATAATAAGAATCTGCACATCGCTCTGCTTCTTCAGGATTTGTTATAAATCCAACTTCAACTAATACTGCTGGCATATTAGTATTTTTAAGTACAAATAACCCACGTTGTGAATCACTTTTAGCACCACGATTTTTAGCATCAATTTTTTCAACAATACTATCATTTATTATCTTAGCCATTTTTTTACTCTTTTCAATTCTTTCATAATCTAAATTTCCACCATACTTATCATCCTTAGGTGTTATGCTGTAATAACTTTCGACACCTTTGGCAGTTTCTACTGCTGAATTATGATGTATACTTATAAAGAAATCTGCCTTTTCATCATTAGCTGTATCTACTTTATGAGAAAGACTAGCATTCAAAGATCCATATGATGGTCTTTCTTTAGCTTCTCTTGTCATTACTACATTAAATCCTCTATCTTCTAATTCATCCTTAAGTTTAGATGCTACTTCTATATTTAAATCTGTTTCACTATATGTTACTCCATCAATTTCTTTTTCAGATCCATAGTCTTTACCATAGTCATGTCCTGCATCTACTACAATAATTTTCTCATCTGAAATCTTTTCATGATTTTCATTGTCTTCATCATTTAAAATCTCATTACTTTTAGTATTTTTATCATTTTCAGAATCCTTATCAGAAGATTTATCTATTCTTTTTCCATCCAAACCAATAGTATATCCATCAATTACTGTATTAACTATCAATTTTCCTGTATTATTATCTAAATAATAATTATCTCCATTAGTTGAAATCCAACCTTTTACTACTGCTCCATTCTCATTTAAGAAATACCAGTTATTATTAACATTAATCCATCCTTTTGCCCTTGCCCCTGTATCATACAAATAATAAGTTACTCCATTAACTGATAACCAACCTGTTTTCATATCACCATTTGAACTAAAATAATACCAATAATTATTAATTTTTTCCCAACCAATCTTCATAGAACCACTATTATCAAAATAATATATTTTATTATTTATTTTATTAAGTCCATTCACCATAGCTCCACTATTTTTCAAGTAATACCATGATCCATTAATATTTACCCAACCTTTGGTCATTGTTCCTGAACCTTTTAAATAATACCATATATTATTTAAATTTATCCATCCTGTTTTCATATATCCATTTTGATCTAAATAATACCAATTACCATCTGGATTTATCCATCCTGTTGCTTTTGCCCTATTTGATTTATAATAACACCAATATCCATTTTCATATTTCCAACCAATATTAGACCAAATATTCACATTATCGCCATTTGGATTATTAATTATTTCATTTACATTTGGTAAAATAGGTTTAATTTCTGGAATTCCTGGTTTAGGTAATAGATTGGATGAATCTTTATTATCCTCTACTTTAATTCCGCAATATCTTAATAAATCATTATAAAGTGCATTCACTTCCTCACCATATGTAAAACTTGGAGCCCAAACACCACTTAATGACTCAATTGTTTTTGCCTTTCCTTTTATAGTTATAAATTGTCTCGGATCATAACTATCATCTTTTGGATATCCATCAGCTCCTGCATATAGTGCTAAATGATCTAAATGAGCTTGTACACCTTCATCCCAATCATCAAATTTTTTATGGGCTTTTTTATCATTATCATCTCCACCTTTTTCATTCTTAAGCCCACAAGGATTATGATAACTTTCATCTAGTACTCCTGTAAATTTTCCATATCCAGTTTCCTTAGCTGCTTGTACATATGCTATTGCTGGATTTACTCCTCCACAATCAGATGAATATTCCCAATACAAATCTGCTAAATCAATAAAGTCTTTAGTTGCACCTTTAGATTCCGCCCAATTTTTAGCTTCTTCTAATTTAATATCAGCTTCAGATATTATTTTATTATCATTTGTTGCAGCTTCAACATTAATTTTTGGCATTCCAATTAATAACAATATAAAAGTAATTATTGTAATAAAAATTTTATTTTTAATCTTCAATATTTTCATCCCCTTTATGTTATATTTTAACATTATAAACATGTTTTAACTACATAATTTCTCATTTGAAATATTAATTTTTTGTTAAAATTCTCTTATAAACAAAAAAGACCATAAATTCTCAATTTATCGTCTTAAAGTTATTATTAAATTTATATTTAATTATTTTATGTATATACTATCTATTATTAGGATAATACTTAAAAAATTTAGTATTATAATTTTTAAGAATATAATTTTCTAATAAAATATTTTTAGTTGTATCTTTTAGTACAAATTCACAACCATAATAATATAAATTATTTTTTTCATATTTTCTTTTTGTAGTAGTTTCTATATAAATTTTAGCATTTTCTATTGGCAACTCCATCAAAAAGTTAATATCATTAGGGATATCTAATTCACATTCTAGTAATATTCCTCTAATACTTAAATTTTTTCCACTCATAAAAATTGGTTTAGATAATTGTATAGCTTTTTCAGAGATACTTCTTATTTTATTCACCTTTAAAGGTATATTTACATTTATTCTATTATTATTTCTTCTTTCTTTATCAAGTAAATATTTTACATTGTTAATCGTTATTGTATTTTGTAATATATTACTTATAATTCCGTTATATAGATAAATACCTTGATTTTTATTAAAAACATTTATAAAAATTTCTTCACCAACTTTTAACTCCGTTTTATCATTAGCACATATAATTAAATTATCTTTCTGTAACTTTTTAACTATTCCTATAGTTGTTACCTTTTCATCAATAGAAGTTATTTTTGCTGAAGAATATTCAATATTATTTTTCATTATCAAATTTATTAAACTCCTTCTTAAGTATTTATAGCTTCATTAGTTTTAAGGCATATTCAAATAAATAACTGATCAGTATAACTATTTATTTTGTAAAAATTTTTCCTCCTTGAAATCTATTAATATAACAGCTATTAGCAGGACCTAAGTCCTTGTATTTCACAAAATATCTTTGGCATCTTTAACTTGTTATTTATTTTCATCTACCTAATGAAATATTATAAATATAAATTTCTATATGAGATTAATATTTCCATTATATATTCGTGCTAAAATTTACTAATATTAATGGCAAATTATAATAATTATGAATTTAATAAAAATTTTATTTATGAAAAATGAAATTTTATATAAAACAACATATTTTAAGATTAAATTATGAAAATAGTGGTATTTACTTTAACATGAAATTAAAATAAACATAGATTATAACAATGCAAAATTAATTTTCATTATATATTTTAATAATAATATAAAGCGATTATTACTTAAATAGATTTATAATAACCGCTTAATATAAAAATATTTTAACAAGTTTATAAGATTTATATTTTTATATTTATTAACTATTTATTTTTTACTACTTTTATAATTATTAATTATAAGTTTATTAACATTAATACCTAATGTTTATTGACATAATCTCTTAATAATAAAGAAAATAATAGGAATCAATAAAGATGGTAATAAATTCAATACCTTTATTTTTTTATTTTTAATATGTTAATTCCTGAGCTTAATATTAACATACCACCAATTATTGATAGCTCATTTAATAAGTCCATAGTTATATATGGTTCTACTATATTAGCAGATAAATAAATTAAACCTTGCCATAAAAATAATATAATAGATGACATCATAATTCCTATTCCAAAATTCGAAGCCAGAACAATTGAAGTAATTCCATCCAATATAGAATTTGTATACAATAATGTATTATCCCCCTTTAGAGCACTTTCAAGGGGCCCTAAAATAGATAATGTACCAACACAGAATAATAATACTGCTGTACACAATCCTTCAATTAAATTATTTTTATAAAATTTCTCTGATATCTTATTAACTTTCTCTTCTAAATTAAAAGTTTGACCAATAAATCCACCTAATGCAATACTTATAATAAATAAAACAGGATAATTACTCTTAGGAATACTATTAACAGCTGAACTAATACCTAAAACACTTGCTGACAATCCCATTGCCTGTAGCATTATATCCTTATGTTCTTCTTTTATTCCTTTTTTAAAAATTGCGCCTAAAATACTTCCACTAATAATAGAAATGCAATTTACTATTGTTCCTATCAATTTATCACCTCCAGTTATATATTTTAAAAATTATAAAGTGTCCAGTAACTGGAGAGTCAATATTACTTTACCAGTATTTGAATTTCTGTTATAAATTCTGATTTTTCATTAGTTAATCCAAAATCAATAAGTGTTATTTCTATGGGATCACTCATAATCTTATATCTTTTTTCTTCAATATATTTTAGAAGCTTATCATAATATTGTGGAGAACTTTTATGTGTTCCATTAAAACGAATTGTAATATAAATACCATTTGGTAGTACTTTTATCAAATTTTTGTTTTCCACTTCATCATCTTCTGTAAATAAAAAAATTGAATCATATTCATCAAATATTTTATCTTTCAATTTATCTATACAAATAGATAATCCTACTTTACCAATAAAAATAGAAGCATTTTTGTTAGCTCTATTTTCTAAATGCCTAATTGATAATTCTAAATCATTATTTGATTTTATCTTCTGCTTTAATAAAACAATAGTTCTTTCTTCAAATTCAATCTCCTGAATTATATCTAATTTATCATATTGTCTTGCATAATTAATTTGATTTATTCTATTTTCAATTTTTTGCTTTATAACTTCTAGCTCTTTTATCTTTTCCTCAGTGGTTTTTTTCTGCCTTTCTAATAACTCAGTAATATTATCAATACTCCGCTTTTTTAAATGAAAATTTATTGTGCTTAAAGGCATTTTAAGTCCTTTTAAATATATTATTGTATTTAATTGTTCAAATTGTTCAGTTGAATAATACCTATAATTATTACTTTTATCTATAAATATTGGTTTAAATAAATCTATTTCATCATAATACCTTAATGTCTTTATATTAATATTAAACAGTTTTGATATTTCTCCAATTGTAAATAAATCTTTCATATAATTTTTCTCCTAATTATCAAAAATATAATTTCTATAATAATATATCATGAATACATGTTTAAATTTATATAGATGATAATAGTCTTGTATATTTATCATACATATATTAATAAATATGATGTCTAAATAATAAAAAAACTATCTACATAAAGATAAATTTATATCTCTACATAGATAGTTCTTCATTATTATAGTAAAAATACTCCATCACATATAATAGATAATTTATTACTTAAATTTTATGATTATTGTTTTTCTAATAATTCATCTACTATTACTTTAACACTATCTACACAAGCTCCACAGCCAGTACCAACACTAGTAACTTCTTGCACTTCTTCAAATGATTTAGCACCATTTTTGATAGCATCCTTTAAATCTTGTACAGTAACATTAATGCACGTACATACTACTTTATCATTATCCATTTATACGACCTCCTTATAATATGTAATTCCTTTAAATAGCAGTAATTGCTTCACAAGTCCTATATTATAATTACAGAAGCATTACTTTATTAGTTTCACCAATTTTAATTTTATAATGTATACATTTTAAATATTAAAACAAATTATTGAACAAATTTAGGTATTTCATAATAAAAAGTAGAATTACTCATTTTACCTATAATATTTTTCATTATTTGTGATTGTTTATAAGCCCAGCCTATATCTGTAGCATATTGATGAGCATATTGTACATTTGATATTTGAGATAAAGTCTTCATATCCCATCTCATCTTATATAATGTGTTTTGATTATACACTGCATTATTTATATATCCTTTAGATATATATTTAGCTCCTCCAATAATAGCTTGTTCTACACTAAACCATTGATCATTATAAGCTTTTTCTGAACCCCAAAGATCAGGATTAGAATCATAAGCTCCACATCCATAAACATTATATACTTTAAAATCTTTATTTAAAGAGATTAATTTAGAATTTATATCTCCAAATGTTTCATGTATTGAATTTAGCAAAATACCTGTAGCTAATTTTGAAGTTCCATTTCCAGTCTCTAAAAGTGAATGTGCTACTAAATATACTGGATTTACATTATATAATTTTCCTGCATCTAAAAAAGCTTGTCCTTTTCCTTCTAAAACTCCTTTACCCACTAATGCTGCATTCAAATCTTGTACTGTAATCCCATCCATATAGTTTAATTTTAAAAACTGATTTATTCCATTATCATTTATGAAATTATTTGGATTTAAATAATATTGTGCTTGATCTTTTAAGGCATCGACCCAAACTCCATTATTCCATGTTTGAGGTTTAGTTAAAAGATTCATTTGACTATTTAAAAGTCCATCTAAAGTTATATTAGTATTTATATAATTTACCACTTTGTTTTTTGATAATGGTTGTATTTCAATAGGGTTAATTACTGTAAAGTTTGTTTCTAAAACAGCATCTGAATTTCTTAAAGAATTTGCTTCCTTAACATCAACTCTTAGTTTATAAATTCCAGCCTTAGTTGGTTTCCATATACATGATTTATCATAACTATAATCCTTAAGCGCACTCCATGTATTCCCATCAAAAACTGAATATTTGTATAAGACGTCTGTAGATAAATTAGTATTGGTTGTAAGTTTGATCTCTTTATGTATTTCCTGAGGTGATTTTTTATCTGTAACTATATTTTGTACCTTTACATTGCTATAAACCTCATAGCTTATTTCTTTTGAATCGTAAATTTTCTCAGAATTTTTATCCTTTACCTCAACCTTTATCTTAGATGTAGATGCTCTATAAGGTTTCCATATAGTAGTGCTTTTACTTGAATAATTTTGAAGTACATACCATTTTGCT
This region includes:
- a CDS encoding DUF554 domain-containing protein, yielding MIGTIVNCISIISGSILGAIFKKGIKEEHKDIMLQAMGLSASVLGISSAVNSIPKSNYPVLFIISIALGGFIGQTFNLEEKVNKISEKFYKNNLIEGLCTAVLLFCVGTLSILGPLESALKGDNTLLYTNSILDGITSIVLASNFGIGIMMSSIILFLWQGLIYLSANIVEPYITMDLLNELSIIGGMLILSSGINILKIKK
- a CDS encoding (2Fe-2S)-binding protein; translated protein: MDNDKVVCTCINVTVQDLKDAIKNGAKSFEEVQEVTSVGTGCGACVDSVKVIVDELLEKQ
- a CDS encoding N-acetylglucosaminidase; this translates as MNFKRKISLFARTLIFVFFISSINVYAASIKVNSLNVSKQLAKVGETITINASATGSKNLLYQFSIYDGAKWYVLQNYSSKSTTIWKPYRASTSKIKVEVKDKNSEKIYDSKEISYEVYSNVKVQNIVTDKKSPQEIHKEIKLTTNTNLSTDVLYKYSVFDGNTWSALKDYSYDKSCIWKPTKAGIYKLRVDVKEANSLRNSDAVLETNFTVINPIEIQPLSKNKVVNYINTNITLDGLLNSQMNLLTKPQTWNNGVWVDALKDQAQYYLNPNNFINDNGINQFLKLNYMDGITVQDLNAALVGKGVLEGKGQAFLDAGKLYNVNPVYLVAHSLLETGNGTSKLATGILLNSIHETFGDINSKLISLNKDFKVYNVYGCGAYDSNPDLWGSEKAYNDQWFSVEQAIIGGAKYISKGYINNAVYNQNTLYKMRWDMKTLSQISNVQYAHQYATDIGWAYKQSQIMKNIIGKMSNSTFYYEIPKFVQ
- a CDS encoding ABC transporter substrate-binding protein — encoded protein: MKLKMKKTLSAVLTASLLLGTVAGCSSSGNKTAAKSEGGKTIKVFQLKVEINDALQKLAKKYEEETGVKVDITSVGGGADYGAALKAEFAKGTEPDIFMIQGAGDYKVWKHKIDELNDQPWVKDAVHGTLDSVTFDGKIYGMPAATEGYGLMYNKDILDKAKIDPNSIDTFDKLKAAFEKLDSMKGDLKIDNVVSYTTKETWVTGNHTFNIPLAVQDNPTQFVKDYVAGKADLVNNQSFKDWMNLVELLVKYGGGPTLDTIDYSTQVGNFGLGKTAFLHQGNWTSGDLAKLDAKFPKGFIPLAINNDPKVSGSIPVGVPMYWAVNKDSSVNKEAKDFLNWMVTSQAGQESIVKDMNMIPAFTNFKVEPEDELAKSIMKFSKAGKTLPWAFTNLPDGFTLQNVGPVFSKFAKGEIDKTQMLQELQDATAKQ
- a CDS encoding N-acetylmuramoyl-L-alanine amidase; its protein translation is MKIKNKIFITIITFILLLIGMPKINVEAATNDNKIISEADIKLEEAKNWAESKGATKDFIDLADLYWEYSSDCGGVNPAIAYVQAAKETGYGKFTGVLDESYHNPCGLKNEKGGDDNDKKAHKKFDDWDEGVQAHLDHLALYAGADGYPKDDSYDPRQFITIKGKAKTIESLSGVWAPSFTYGEEVNALYNDLLRYCGIKVEDNKDSSNLLPKPGIPEIKPILPNVNEIINNPNGDNVNIWSNIGWKYENGYWCYYKSNRAKATGWINPDGNWYYLDQNGYMKTGWINLNNIWYYLKGSGTMTKGWVNINGSWYYLKNSGAMVNGLNKINNKIYYFDNSGSMKIGWEKINNYWYYFSSNGDMKTGWLSVNGVTYYLYDTGARAKGWINVNNNWYFLNENGAVVKGWISTNGDNYYLDNNTGKLIVNTVIDGYTIGLDGKRIDKSSDKDSENDKNTKSNEILNDEDNENHEKISDEKIIVVDAGHDYGKDYGSEKEIDGVTYSETDLNIEVASKLKDELEDRGFNVVMTREAKERPSYGSLNASLSHKVDTANDEKADFFISIHHNSAVETAKGVESYYSITPKDDKYGGNLDYERIEKSKKMAKIINDSIVEKIDAKNRGAKSDSQRGLFVLKNTNMPAVLVEVGFITNPEEAERCADSYYQQKVAEAIAEAIDENFNMISNK
- a CDS encoding DNA alkylation repair protein; the encoded protein is MNKEYIRNKIFELSDVKYKEFHSKLCPNTNNIVGVRVPVLRKFAKEISRGEWREYLKEASNEYYEEIMLQGMVIGLAKMDIEERFKYIEEFIPKIYNWAICDVFTAGLKSIKSNKKYAFDFLEKYLHSEREFELRFAIVMLLDFYIVDEYIDRVIEILDDIHHHGYYVKMAVAWAISICYIKYPEKTIIYLKDNKLDDFTYNKALQKIIESYRVDKNEKIIIKSMKRK
- a CDS encoding carbohydrate ABC transporter permease yields the protein METDVVKNSKITTNNSSKTTTNISSKKSKKLTTLNGYNKKLGSLEILTWLLLILYLTPFYLMFINSFKTRREIFANTTGLPSIWNFSNYSDAVSRINMGSAFINSIIITVLSVSLIILFSSMASWVLVRNNSKISKFIFYLFVAAMVVPFQAVMIPLVRWMGLLSIDSINFSMIGTHYGLIFMYIGFGSSMSIFLYHGVIKGIPKEIEEAAIIDGCSKWKVYTNVILPLLKPTTVTVAVLNGIWIWNDFLLPFLTVNGNINTIPLAMNNFFGAFSKQWELAMAALILAIIPIIIFYFFVQKQIIKGIVQGSIK
- a CDS encoding PilZ domain-containing protein, which encodes MKNNIEYSSAKITSIDEKVTTIGIVKKLQKDNLIICANDKTELKVGEEIFINVFNKNQGIYLYNGIISNILQNTITINNVKYLLDKERRNNNRINVNIPLKVNKIRSISEKAIQLSKPIFMSGKNLSIRGILLECELDIPNDINFLMELPIENAKIYIETTTKRKYEKNNLYYYGCEFVLKDTTKNILLENYILKNYNTKFFKYYPNNR
- a CDS encoding MerR family transcriptional regulator, giving the protein MKDLFTIGEISKLFNINIKTLRYYDEIDLFKPIFIDKSNNYRYYSTEQFEQLNTIIYLKGLKMPLSTINFHLKKRSIDNITELLERQKKTTEEKIKELEVIKQKIENRINQINYARQYDKLDIIQEIEFEERTIVLLKQKIKSNNDLELSIRHLENRANKNASIFIGKVGLSICIDKLKDKIFDEYDSIFLFTEDDEVENKNLIKVLPNGIYITIRFNGTHKSSPQYYDKLLKYIEEKRYKIMSDPIEITLIDFGLTNEKSEFITEIQILVK
- a CDS encoding carbohydrate ABC transporter permease; amino-acid sequence: MSKIRKEQRDFWLFLAPCLFSLIMVVYIPFITGIYYTFTNWNGANPEYGFVGLHNYLALLKDAQFLYSFKITIFYTIASVISINLIGFGLAYIVTRNLKTKNFLRTGFFMPNLIGGLILGFIWQFLFNSVFTSMGENIGSKLLSTSLLQDTNSAMIAMLIVASWQYAGYIMVIYVAALENVPTDLLEASHIDGANGFQAFRHITIPMVRPAITVCLFLTLANSFKMFDLNFSLTPLKNTEMLALNIYREAFTSNNMGVGQAKAIIFFIFVTAISLTQVYFNKKKEVEA